From a single Ornithorhynchus anatinus isolate Pmale09 chromosome 4, mOrnAna1.pri.v4, whole genome shotgun sequence genomic region:
- the FAM163B gene encoding protein FAM163B isoform X1, with protein MTAGTVVITGGILATVILLCIIAVLCYCRLQYYCCKKDESEEDEEEPDFAVHSHLPPLHSNRAVVLTNGPSLYGPSFSPSFSPKPSRSHQVCPSCSHYEPPTFFLQEPEEAHNGGDRVTYKNISQEDVELPLNLNNLQPLNPNRLSAMRSINRRQLWSNFPEGILAFSRPILTRFKRRNGLSFQGWLKHSEENSSTPLQGPSHQ; from the exons ATGACAGCCGGTACCGTGGTCATCACAGGTGGAATATTAGCAACTGTTATTTTGCTTTGCATCATCGCGGTCCTCTGCTACTGTAGGCTTCAG TATTACTGCTGCAAGAAGGACGAGtccgaagaggatgaggaggagccaGACTTCGCCGTGCACTCCCACCTGCCTCCGCTCCACTCCAACCGCGCCGTGGTGCTGACCAACGGGCCCTCCCTCTAcggcccctccttcagcccctcctTCAGCCCAAAGCCCTCCCGGAGCCACCAGGTCTGCCCCAGCTGCTCCCACTACGAGCCTCCCACCTTCTTCCTGCAGGAGCCAGAGGAGGCCCATAACGGCGGAGACCGCGTCACCTACAAGAACATCAGCCAGGAAGATGTGGAGCTGCCCTTGAACCTCAACAACCTGCAGCCCCTCAACCCGAACCGGCTCTCCGCCATGC GTTCGATCAACAGAAGGCAACTGTGGAGCAACTTTCCCGAGGGAATTCTAGCCTTCAGCAGGCCCATCTTAACCCGATTCAAGAGAAGAAATGGCCTGTCTTTCCAAGGCTGGCTGAAGCACTCTGAAGAAAACTCATCAACACCTCTCCAGGGGCCCAGCCATCAGTAG
- the FAM163B gene encoding protein FAM163B isoform X2 codes for MTAGTVVITGGILATVILLCIIAVLCYCRLQYYCCKKDESEEDEEEPDFAVHSHLPPLHSNRAVVLTNGPSLYGPSFSPSFSPKPSRSHQVCPSCSHYEPPTFFLQEPEEAHNGGDRVTYKNISQEDVELPLNLNNLQPLNPNRLSAMREAFSRSRSISTDV; via the exons ATGACAGCCGGTACCGTGGTCATCACAGGTGGAATATTAGCAACTGTTATTTTGCTTTGCATCATCGCGGTCCTCTGCTACTGTAGGCTTCAG TATTACTGCTGCAAGAAGGACGAGtccgaagaggatgaggaggagccaGACTTCGCCGTGCACTCCCACCTGCCTCCGCTCCACTCCAACCGCGCCGTGGTGCTGACCAACGGGCCCTCCCTCTAcggcccctccttcagcccctcctTCAGCCCAAAGCCCTCCCGGAGCCACCAGGTCTGCCCCAGCTGCTCCCACTACGAGCCTCCCACCTTCTTCCTGCAGGAGCCAGAGGAGGCCCATAACGGCGGAGACCGCGTCACCTACAAGAACATCAGCCAGGAAGATGTGGAGCTGCCCTTGAACCTCAACAACCTGCAGCCCCTCAACCCGAACCGGCTCTCCGCCATGCGTGAGGCCTTCTCCCGCAGCCGGAGCATCAGTACTGATGTCTGA